The nucleotide sequence AGGAAAAAAGGAGATGGAAAACGTCGATACAACCAGTACACTACCTATGATGTCAAATACACACTTTCGTTTCTCACTGCCCCCCAAATAGACCGAATCAAACTTTACATTTTCATCGGTACGATTTGCATAACAACAACCAAAAATGGTTATCCAAAGAAATAGCAATAAGGAAAGTTCATGCCCCCAGAGAATCGCTTTAAAAAAATATCTGAAGACAACATTGATGATAAATACAATGAATAATGCTGTAAACAACAAGGATGATACATGCTTTTCAATGAATGCCATTGTCGAATCTATGCTATCAAAGATTTTTATGAGAGGTTTCATATCCTTCCTCCAAGTAATTATTACATGGGACAGCTATATGCATGTCCCATGCAGAATATGTAGATTACTCCGATCAATAATTCTTGAGAGCGTCGTAAATCTCCCAGTCCCAGTTTTTCGATTCATCTGTCATGTTCCGATAGAAATTCTCGGCGTAATCTATGAATGCCTTTTTGTTCGGAGTTACGATGCGTATACCTTTCTGTTCAAACTCTTCCTTAAGAGACTGTTCAGTCGCAAGGAAACTATTGGTAGTGAAGTCACATCCAATTTGTGATGCTTCCCGGATCCATTCCTTTTGCTGGTCACTGAATTGATTCCATCGTTTGGCATTGACCGCTAGATGCAAATTCCAAACCACATGCTCTGTAAGCACCAATTGGTCGATGACTTCATCAAACGAATTGGCCTTCGTGGTCGGTAGAGCATTGTCCTGACCATCTACCACACCGGTCTTCAGAGCCATGAAAACCTCATTCAATGCAATCGGGACTGGATTCGCGCCCAATGCTCCAGCGAGAGCAGCCCAAGACGATCCTCCGGGCATTCTGAGCGTAACATTCTTGAGATCCTCAGGGGTTTTTATATCAGGAAGTTTCTTAGCAAGGCTAACCTGTCTGGTACCTACATAGGCTGTTCCTACGATTGTAAGTCCAATTTTTTCCTCAATTTCATCGAAAATCTTCTGCCCAACTTCTCCATTATAAAAGTCTTGAGCATGTTGTGCGTCTCTGAAAAGGTAGGCTGCCTGGAACATCCCAAGGTACGGAATCTCTGGCATGGTGCCCATAGAATATCCAGCAAAATCGATTTTACCAGATCTGATAGCTCCTAAAAGATTGGATGCATTATAGAGTTGTCCACCAAAATAGCAGTCAACTATCATGGTTCCGCCAGACAACTTTTTCAGTTCCTCTGCGAATACAGCGAGTCCTTGAGCCCATGGATCAGAAGCGGGATTCGCTATTGCAAGGGTCAATTGCGTTACCTCTGCGGCTTTTCCATCTGTTTTTTCTGACTGCCCGTTTGCAAACAGCATGGGAATCATCAATAAAGAAATAATCAAGATACACGTGATTTTTTTCATCGCCTTTCTCCTTTTGTGAAATGGTGATTAAATCATATAATCGATTATTGAATCTGTAAAGAAAAAAATCGATTAATTGTATAAATGATATAACTAACACTATTATAATAATTTATAGAGAAATATGTTGTAATTAGTATTTATCGATAGTCGATTATAATTTACTCGTAGTCGAATAATTTGATATTAGTATGAGTTAAGGCTTTCACTGATTGGCATGTGCAGTATCGCTATAGTACCGCATGTGTTCATGAGCCATAAGCATTTCCTTGAATAAATGAATATTCTCACTTGAATAATAACTTACAAGATATAGATGATTGTCATACTGACGTTGTGGCGTACGCCATTTAAGCCTCATGGCCATCAGTATATGAAGTTTGGTGTAGATACGCTTCCAAGTCGAAATTATTACATTGCTATTGGACTGTAAGATCAGATGGTAATGGAAATCCATATCAAGCTTAACAAGGAGATCATTATCATTCTTTTCCTCTGCTATCTTCATTTTATTAACGATTTTCATGAATTCGGATCTTGTCTTCTCTGTCATTCGGGGAACCGAATAGTCCACAGCCAATTGCTCGAGAAGAATCCTGAGTGAGTTCAATTCCGAAAGTTCCTTATCATTGAATTGACCAATACGGGTGCCCTTAAAATTCTCATTCACTAAAATGTCATCGGCTATCAATTCCCGTATACCTTCCCTCACTGGAGATCTACTCAGGTTCAATTCACTGCACAATTTTGATTCATTGACCTTATCTCCCTCTTTCAGTGTGCCATCAAGAATTTTCGATACGATGTACTGGCGCACGGAAGAGCATAGGGTATTTTTTTCTGGGCTATCTGTTGACATGTTAAGGGCTCCTTTGTGAGATGTGACCAATTGTAATGCCAGTTTGAGAAACGGTCAATAAATAATCGATTATCATGTCTGTGACTTGGTTTTTTTGTTGACAAATTCATATATGGATTATAGTATATCAAATATGAATAATCCAGGAACACGTATTGCCCTTCAGATCTTGAAAAAACTCTTATTCGAAAGCAGCGATACAGATAAAGCCCTTACAATTAGTGATTTTGCCAATACAGATTTCAGTCTGAGTACGACACAACGAACACTACGATTGTTGGAGGAAGAGGGATGGATTACAAAAAGTCCTGAAGGGGGGGTCAAATTTTCGAGGGAGATGCAAACATTGTTTTGCACCTATACCTCATCCAATTACTCTGCGATTTACGCAAAAGCACATGTAAAAGACTTAGCCCAACGTAGTGGGGAAAGTGCCGCGTTTGCTGTCTGGCAAGGAGATGGGATTGCTTTCTCTACCACCTATGAGATGGCCGATTCGTTTCACTATATACCTACCGGCCAGATCAATCGATATAATCATCATAATGCCTTTAATATCACCTGTATGGCGTATCTCGACCAGAAGCAACGAGAGGAGCTATTCCTCAAGAAACAGGAACCCGTATTAATAACAAGCCTTGAAGAGCTCGAGAGTATCGTATCTCAGATACGGGAAACAGAATGTTTTTTCTGGGAAGATATTGTCACTAGAATTACAGCACCGGTTTTCTATCCTGGTAAGCAATTGGCCGGTGTCATCGGAATATCATTTTTTAAAACAACGTACACAGAAAAAGATTTGGATTTACTTAAAGCGCATGTAGTACAGAGCGCATTACGCATTACAAAGATACTTCAATCTTGAGTGAAAGCAATCTTTGTAGCATAAGAGTATTTAGGAGAAATAGATAATGCATGATATCAAAAAGCCAAACATTCTTCATATCTTCACTGATATGCAGCGCTTTGACACCATTGGGTGTCTCGGAAACCCTGTCATAAAGACACCTAATCTAGACAGGCTGTGTGCTGAGGGTGTTGCTTTTACGAATGCGTTTTCCCCTTCACCTGTGTGCGTCGCTGCTCGATGTTCCATGATCAGTGGCCAATACCCGCTACATACAGGATGTTATGAGAATGACATAATGCCCACTGACGGAAGGAAAACATTCATGGGAGCACTGACAGACGATGGATATCGAACCCATGGGATTGGAAAATGTCATTTTACCCCCGACCGATTTGAACTGAAGGGGTTTCAAACAAGGGAAATTCAGGAAGAATTGGGAGATGATCCAGAAAATCTTGATAGAAACAACTACTTGAAATATTTATACAATGCAGGATACGAACATGTCTTCGAGGAACATGGTATCAGAGGTGAGATGTACTACACACCCCAGCCAAGTGTGTTGCCAGCTGCCGATCATCCAACTCAATGGGTCGCTGACCGATCAATTAAGTTCATTAGCCAGTCACATACCAAACCATGGTACCTGTTTGCAAGCTTCATCCATCCTCATCCACCCTTGACTCCACCAGTTCCCTGGCACAAGTTGTATAGACCTTCTCTGATGCCAGCCCCTAATGTACCACAAGACTGGGAGAGCCTGATCACCTATGTGAACCGAGTCCAAAACAGATACAAGTATGCAGATCAAGGGTTAACCCTCCACCAAGTGAGACTAATCAAGGCGTACTACTATGCATGCATTTCTTTTGTCGATTACCAAGTGGGACGGATGTTGGATGCTTTACAGGTTGCAGGTGCGCTTGATTCAACGCTGATTCTTTTCTCATCCGACCACGGGGAACATCTAGGTGACAGAAACTGCCTAGGCAAGCGTAGTATGCATGACAGTAGTACCCGCGTCCCCATGATAGTGAGTCAACCAGGAAGATTTGAGGGTGGGAAAACCTGCACAACACCTGTTAGTCTTGTTGATATTGCACCAACATTCCTCAGCGCCTCTGGTAATACTGAGTATCAACGCACAGGAACGCTGGGATCTCATGCTCTGGATGGTGTTGACATGCATGATATCTTAACCGGTAGGTCAGACAGAAAAGTGGTTTTCTCCCAACTATCCTACCCAGATGCAATGACACCACTGTGTATAGCCCCAGAAGATCGCAAGTATCTTGCAATAGAGGACGAAGTAACAAAGCGTGCTCATTTTTCAAGCTACATGGCAGTTTCAGAGAAATGGAAGTACTTCTACAGCGCCCCGGACAACAAGGAGTTTCTATTTGACCGAATCAATGATCCGCAGGAGACTCGAAACAAGATTGGACTTCCTTTCGTCAGCCAAAGCTATACAGAAATGAAAGAAGCTCTTATCGAACATCTGAAAGCAGGAGGAGAAGGAGCAGGTATTTCAGGGGATTCTTGGCGAGAATTTCCACAGATTCGGATCAATCCTGATCCCGATACCGGACTCCTCATTCAAGACGGGTACACCCCCTGGGCACAGATGGATTTACCAACAGGGTATGACCGCTGAACAGGACACAAATAGTGCCAGGGTACATGTAAAAAATTACAGGATCAAGAATCGGTGTTCTTGGTGCTGTTAGGCGGTAAGGTGCCTTAGCCCGAGCACATTGGTGATTGACAGATTGTGAATAGTTGCTAGGCTGTCAGTAGGTGCCCACAAGACAATACAGTTATTCGAAAGGGGAACAAAGAACAATTCTAATGGTGCCTTTCATAGTGTGATTGCAAAAGCTTCATACTACCTGCAACTTCAAATTTAAAAGTGCTTTACAGATATGAAAAATGGTGGGGGCTTCATAGAGATGATGGTAAGAGGGGAGTATAGATCCACTTAAAAAATTTCTTTGTGCGTGTTTGCCAAAAGACGTATGGTATGCTGATAGTAGATAACCATCTTCAAAGGAAATCATATATGGATAAAATGAATTACTATACGGATGTTCTTTGGATGAGTCGATTCCATTATAAAAACAAAAGCGAAGTGACCGATCACAAGCATGATTTCTATCAAATTATCTATCTTATAGAGGGTTCAGGCTTTATTCGGTATGGGAATGAACGAATACCCTTAACGTTTCCTATGGTTGTTTTCTATAAACCTGATGAAATGCATGGGATAGAGATTGAAAGTTCCCTTAAAACTATTGATGTAAAATTTCAAGTCGTCGACTCGGAATTTGCCTCTAATCTTGAAAGACTACCAACAATTCTCAACAACCCAGGGAATCTGGATATTCTATTTCTTTTAGAATCCATGTTAAATATTGGAAGTGAGGAACGCCTCTATTACCGGCAGCGATGTTGTTTTCTCCTCAATCTGATTCTTATGCAATGGATTGAATTTGCAGCTAAAGAAGAGCAAAAAGAACAAGAGTCGAGAGTCTATGCAGATACACAACAACCAAAATCAGACATTTGTTCCCAACTTATGTATTTCATTGATACTAATCTACAAGAGGAATTGGATAGTAGTGTAATTAGTAAAAAATTAGGGTACTCCTATCGCCATATTTCAGATTGTTGCATAAAAGAATACTCGATGACTCCGATGCATCTGCTACGCAACCGTCGTATACAGCGTGCGAAAGAACTACTCATGCGAGATGATTATGAAATCAAAGAAATCGCATTCGAGCTTGGATTTAAATCAGTCTACCATTTTTCAAGAGTCTTCTCGGAAATCGTGGGTCAGCCTCCGCGTAAATGGAAAGATTTTCAACTGAGGAAAATCTGTCGGGATATAAACATCGATCCTCAATACATGAATGAGCTGCATATAAAGAAATTGGATTGATGACCGTATTAGTTGAAACTCCAAAAATTTCACAGGTTTTCCTTGCCTGGTATCCTTTCATGGTGTGCTTGGATTTACTTACAATTAATGCTTACACATGTATTATAGCTTATTACGAAGCATAGATGAATTGAAGGTATTAACTATATAAAATATATAAAATTAAATATACTATAATTTTCTTTGGTTATTCGAATTACGATATGTATGACTAGTTCCGAATTAGACAAAACTATGGCATATGCAGACATTTACCGGAAAAAAAAGCAGTGTTAGCCTTTGATCAATAAGATTAGGGGGAACACATATTGGCCAATAAAATGACTGGAACAAACATAGTAATTGCAGGAGAGTCTTCTTCGTCATCTCAGAAAGTTGCAATAGTAGAATGTCCAAGAAAAATTAAACTTATCGATGCTGAAATTCCCATGCCGGGACCTGATGAAATTCGGGTGCGAATTAAGTATGTTGGCATTTGCGGTTCAGACTTGGAGGTCTATCGCGGTCACCGACAGGCTGAATTCATTTCGTTTCCCTCTGGGCTCGGACATGAAGTAGCAGGTGTAATCGATAAGGTAGGTACAAATGTAATTGGACTCGCTGTAGGAGATAGAGTCACTTGTCGTTATGTCTGGGGAGCTTATGCCGAATATATAGTCTGTAATCCTTTCAATGTAAAAGTTGTTCCTTCCAGACTAACCATGAAACAAACTAGTCTCTTGGAAGTTTTGCCCGGAATTATGCATGCAGCTGAACTGGCTAATGTCACAGAAAAATCTTCAGTTCTCATAATGGGGCAAGGTGTCAGTGGCCTGTTGCTCACCCAGGTTTTCAGTCTTTTTAGTCCAAGACATCTTGTATGTACAGACCTAAATGACAAGAACTTACAATTGGCCCGTAAATATGGAGCCACGCATACTGTAAAAGTTCCTTCTAAGACTACCTCTACGAGAGAAGCTCTTGGTTCGGATTTTCCTGAAGGTTTTGATATTGTGGTACCTGCATTGCTTGAAGGAGACGGGCTTGTGGATGCCATCGATATAGCTTCTTTTTGCGGTCGGATTATTCTGTATGGATGTATTGGACTTTGCTCAAAAACAGTAGATCTCTTCAAGGTGCATAAGAAACGACTGGAAATTTATTCTACCGAGCCAAGACGCGACATCGATATGAGACGTTTGTTCAATGAATCTCTCAATCTGGTACTTGACGGCTTGGTTAATACATCCGAGATTGTCGACCTGATTATGCCTTTACAGAAAAGCTCAGAAGCTTTTGAAATTCGTAACAATGAAAGAAACGATATTATCCATGTGCTTATCGATTGCAATCCGGAGGTAGATTATGATGCCGAATAATGTTGAAATCCCCATTGAAGTCTTTTGTTCGGGTAAACCAGAAGCTTTTGATAACTTCTATGGTGCATTTGGATACGGAAATACTGATTTTACGTATACCGCACCTTATAAGAGACAGTATCAATATCTTTCTGCCTATCACAACCATGGTAAGTATATGAGGATTCATAATATCCTTACTTCTCACGGTCAAGGTGACAAATTTTTTATAGAAGATGGACAGAACTACGGTAACCCACAACATGATGGTCAACCAACACCACCAGAACATTACTATTATGACAAGGTAGTAAGCAGAGATGAATCAGGTGCTCTACGGTATAATTGGGAGACAGTGGACCAAGCTTACGATGTAATTGTTGGTTCCAATATGAAACTGATTGTGGAAGCTTGCTACATTCCATCAGCCCTCAGGTCCCATCCATCAGCCCCATCCTATGACCTTGCTGATTATAATGAATGGCATGATTTCATATTTGAGTTTGTTACTCATTTGATTAGTCGCTATGGTCTAGAAGAGGTAAGAACTTGGTACTTTGAAGTCTGGAATGAACCAGATAATGTTAAGGAATGGGTTGAAAAACCAGCATATTTCTTGGCTCTTTATGATTATTTCGTTGCAGCGGTGAAGGGTGTTGATGAAAAACTTAAGGTAGGTGGTCCAGCCGTAAAACAACATTTTGGTTCTTTTGGGGCAGGTGCAATTACTATTTTCAAGGCTTTTATGGATCACTGCTCAAAGGGTATCAATTATAAGAATGGTATGAAGGGATCGCCTCTTGATTTTATATCCATTCATTGTAAGGGTGGACGCCCTGGTTTTTCACGCAATCCTTCAACTCAAACTATGTTTGATTCAATAAAGGAATATGCTGAAATCCTAGAGGACTATCCAGAGTTTAAGTCTCTAGAGTTTTTCAATGACGAATCTGATGTTGTCTGGTCGGGAAATCTTGGTGTAGATAATGAGAGCTGGCTTAATTTTAGGAATACTCATTACTTCCCTGGATTTGTATGTAAAATGGTTAATCAATATATCACTATTGTACGAAAAGAACTTGGTTTGAACTTGACTATAGTTGACAGTGATAATTGTCATTTACATTGGGAGAAACGTCTTTTTAGTGGAAATAGAAGTCAGTTCACTCCTTTCTTCACCTATCCTTCCACTGACTTACTAAGAAAATCCATATTTAATGCATATATTCTCTTGGGAAAACTTGGGAATGAAATGATTCCTGTAGCATCAGCAACAGATGAATTTGGTAATAAATTTGGAGCTTTAGCTACACGTTCTTCTTCT is from uncultured Sphaerochaeta sp. and encodes:
- a CDS encoding AraC family transcriptional regulator, with translation MDKMNYYTDVLWMSRFHYKNKSEVTDHKHDFYQIIYLIEGSGFIRYGNERIPLTFPMVVFYKPDEMHGIEIESSLKTIDVKFQVVDSEFASNLERLPTILNNPGNLDILFLLESMLNIGSEERLYYRQRCCFLLNLILMQWIEFAAKEEQKEQESRVYADTQQPKSDICSQLMYFIDTNLQEELDSSVISKKLGYSYRHISDCCIKEYSMTPMHLLRNRRIQRAKELLMRDDYEIKEIAFELGFKSVYHFSRVFSEIVGQPPRKWKDFQLRKICRDINIDPQYMNELHIKKLD
- a CDS encoding alcohol dehydrogenase catalytic domain-containing protein produces the protein MANKMTGTNIVIAGESSSSSQKVAIVECPRKIKLIDAEIPMPGPDEIRVRIKYVGICGSDLEVYRGHRQAEFISFPSGLGHEVAGVIDKVGTNVIGLAVGDRVTCRYVWGAYAEYIVCNPFNVKVVPSRLTMKQTSLLEVLPGIMHAAELANVTEKSSVLIMGQGVSGLLLTQVFSLFSPRHLVCTDLNDKNLQLARKYGATHTVKVPSKTTSTREALGSDFPEGFDIVVPALLEGDGLVDAIDIASFCGRIILYGCIGLCSKTVDLFKVHKKRLEIYSTEPRRDIDMRRLFNESLNLVLDGLVNTSEIVDLIMPLQKSSEAFEIRNNERNDIIHVLIDCNPEVDYDAE
- a CDS encoding GntR family transcriptional regulator; protein product: MSTDSPEKNTLCSSVRQYIVSKILDGTLKEGDKVNESKLCSELNLSRSPVREGIRELIADDILVNENFKGTRIGQFNDKELSELNSLRILLEQLAVDYSVPRMTEKTRSEFMKIVNKMKIAEEKNDNDLLVKLDMDFHYHLILQSNSNVIISTWKRIYTKLHILMAMRLKWRTPQRQYDNHLYLVSYYSSENIHLFKEMLMAHEHMRYYSDTAHANQ
- a CDS encoding TRAP transporter small permease subunit, which encodes MKPLIKIFDSIDSTMAFIEKHVSSLLFTALFIVFIINVVFRYFFKAILWGHELSLLLFLWITIFGCCYANRTDENVKFDSVYLGGSEKRKCVFDIIGSVLVVSTFSISFFPSLDYIIFMNYEISDSLPLRKGMIFSVYLYFLISMIYQYSRKLIVSINRLVSISQRTV
- a CDS encoding sulfatase-like hydrolase/transferase, with the translated sequence MHDIKKPNILHIFTDMQRFDTIGCLGNPVIKTPNLDRLCAEGVAFTNAFSPSPVCVAARCSMISGQYPLHTGCYENDIMPTDGRKTFMGALTDDGYRTHGIGKCHFTPDRFELKGFQTREIQEELGDDPENLDRNNYLKYLYNAGYEHVFEEHGIRGEMYYTPQPSVLPAADHPTQWVADRSIKFISQSHTKPWYLFASFIHPHPPLTPPVPWHKLYRPSLMPAPNVPQDWESLITYVNRVQNRYKYADQGLTLHQVRLIKAYYYACISFVDYQVGRMLDALQVAGALDSTLILFSSDHGEHLGDRNCLGKRSMHDSSTRVPMIVSQPGRFEGGKTCTTPVSLVDIAPTFLSASGNTEYQRTGTLGSHALDGVDMHDILTGRSDRKVVFSQLSYPDAMTPLCIAPEDRKYLAIEDEVTKRAHFSSYMAVSEKWKYFYSAPDNKEFLFDRINDPQETRNKIGLPFVSQSYTEMKEALIEHLKAGGEGAGISGDSWREFPQIRINPDPDTGLLIQDGYTPWAQMDLPTGYDR
- the dctP gene encoding TRAP transporter substrate-binding protein DctP; the encoded protein is MKKITCILIISLLMIPMLFANGQSEKTDGKAAEVTQLTLAIANPASDPWAQGLAVFAEELKKLSGGTMIVDCYFGGQLYNASNLLGAIRSGKIDFAGYSMGTMPEIPYLGMFQAAYLFRDAQHAQDFYNGEVGQKIFDEIEEKIGLTIVGTAYVGTRQVSLAKKLPDIKTPEDLKNVTLRMPGGSSWAALAGALGANPVPIALNEVFMALKTGVVDGQDNALPTTKANSFDEVIDQLVLTEHVVWNLHLAVNAKRWNQFSDQQKEWIREASQIGCDFTTNSFLATEQSLKEEFEQKGIRIVTPNKKAFIDYAENFYRNMTDESKNWDWEIYDALKNY